TTCCTTCGATAGCCCGGAGGCAGAAGGAAAGTTTTGGGAAAAACATCAGGTGGACCCGCGGCTGATGCAGATGTCCATCCACCGCTCAGACGTCCGTGAATCCACCACCATCACGTTGAGATTCGATCCACGGATGCTCAGCCGGATCAAGCGGATCGCCCGGCGGCGGTATTTAAACTACCAGAGCATGATCAAGCAGTGGCTCAGCGAGCGTATGGAGCAGGAAATGAGGGACTGACTTCTGGATTGAGCACAGGCTCACGTAGGGCTACTTCACCGCATGGTTTTCGCCATTCAAAACTTCTTTTCCCGGCTGGCCGGTCACCGCTGGTTTTGGTGGGCATGTGCAGCCATCTGGGGCATTGTACTTTTCACCTTGTCCTCCCGGAGTACTCTGCCTCCTGGACCACAAATTCCGTATCAGGACAAGGTCATACACTTTCTCTACTTCAGCGGTGGAGGGTTCTGTTGTGCACTGGCTCTTTTCAGCCATGCCGTGCCGCCAAAACCAGGCTGGGTATGGTGGCTGACGGGCATCCTTTTTGGAATGATCGTCGGCGCATTGGATGAATACCACCAGACCTTCACCCCGGGCCGCAGCGGCAATGATGCAGGTGACTGGCTGGCCGACCTGACCGGTGCAGGAACGGGGGCCTGGATCGCCTGGATCTTGCTCAAGTGGGTCAGACGGCAGGTGCCGTCGAATCCTGCGTAAACCGGGCCGAGGCGATCACCAGCGGAGTCCAAAACAGCAAGGGCTCATAACGGGCGATGGAAATGAGTGCCCAGACGCTGTCACCATCGAAACATAGTCCCGCCAACCCATAACCGCTGAGCATGAGCCAGACAGGCTCGCCACGCCGGGCCAGACGATAGCTCCTCTGGAGTGCCCACCCTACCAGACCGGCCAGTCCCAAAATCCCAGGCAGCCCACCATGCACAAAGGTATCCCAAAAGACACCATGCAGGTGCTCCGGATACCAGTGCAGGGAGCAGGACCAGCAATCATCATCCGCCCACATGCCTTTTCCCAGTAGCCAGTCCTGCCAGGTGCTCATGCAGCCAATGGCCGCACTGTAGATGAGGAAACGCCCGTTGTCTGACCGCTGCATCGCCGTCTGCATCGGGTTGGATGAAACCACGGTGTCACCAAATTTTCCCACAGCGATCGTCTCGTTTGGAATACCGAGGCGCTTGGAAGCATCCTTGGCCGCCAGATGAGAAAGCAGCGGGGCTGAGACCTGGAATAGCACCAGCGTGCCCACCACCAGGGCGACTGGTTTCCATGAACGCCGCCAGCCTACCGCCAGCAGCAGGACGGCATGCCCGCAGACGAGCGCCATCAAGGCTCCACGGCTCAGGGTCAGGATCGTCGCCAAGTAAAGAATCACCAAGGCCACCAGCCAACGGCGACGATTGCGGGTACCTGTGGAGGCATTCCATCCTGCCGCAGCCCAGCACGCCGCGAAGCCAAACGTCAGGCCTGAATTGACTGAATTCCATCCGCCATAAACAAACCAGTTTCGCAACCGCGACCCGAAAACACCTTCAGGATGCAGGCCATAGAAAATGATCAGACTCACTCCCGCTGCAACGGTGGCCATTGCCACAATAGGCTTGCCCAGAGCGAAGATCACCTGTGGTCGGCGGGCGGTCTGCCAGAGAGTCAGCAAAAAACCCATGAGCAAAAGGCCATTGCCCCAGCCCAGCCAAAGGGCGGAAAGGGTGGCACCGGGAGATTCAAAAATGGAGCTCCGCACCAGCATCAGGCTCCACAAAACGGCCACGCCTTGCATCCAACGGTCCTTTTTCAATGCCTCGGCCAAGTCCTCATGACCCCCGGCCATCAGCCATAAAACAGCCAGGATGAGTCCCCAGGCCAGTTGCAGCCATTGATTGTGCAGTACAAAATAACCGCCTAAGAAACCCGCCATATTTGCCAGCAGCAGGGTCCTCTTCAGAAGAAAGGCCCCATCATCCGCAAGCGCGGCAGGCGAATCAGTCAGCCGCCATGTCGTAGCACCGACGGCGGAAGATGGCGGACGTTGAGGCATCAAAACGATTTCTAACTTACTCCTTTTCTTCACTTAGCCAAGGTCTTCCTGCAATCCCTGCCTCGGCGCTTGCCTGACACACCCACCGCTGCTTTAAATCCCTTAGTTTCTGTAAAAATACTTTACGAGGGGGCAAAAATGCTCCAACTGTTCGCCAGAACATCTAATTTAATACCTGATTATGGCCAAGTCTCCTGCAAAAGAATCCTCCGCCGAGCCGACCAACAAGATCGCCGAAGCACGCGCCCGCAATCTCGACATCGCTCTTCAGCAGATCCACAAGGACTTTGGTGAGGGTTCCATCCTGCGCATGGCGGGCAATGAAAAGGTGGATGTGGCCGTCATCCCTACAGGCAATATTTTGATCGACCAAGCACTGGGCGTGGGCGGTTTTGCCCGTGGGCGTGTGGTGGAAGTTTATGGGCCGGAATCCTCCGGTAAAACGACTCTGACCCTGACCGTCATTGCCCAAGCCCAGAAGGCCGGCGGCATCGCCGCCTTCATTGACGTGGAGCATGCGCTGGACCCCAACTATGCCCGCCGCCTGGGTGTGAAGATGGATGAGCTGCTGGTCTCCCAGCCTAGCTCAGGTGAAGAGGCGCTACGCATCTGCGAAACGCTGGTCCGCTCCAACGCTCTGGACGTCATCGTCATTGACTCCGTGGCCGCTCTGGTGACCCGTCAGGAACTGGAAGGTGACATCGGTGATTCCACCGTGGGTGCCCAGGCCCGGCTGATGAGCGCTGCCCTGAGAAAGCTCACCGCCATCATTTCGAAAGCCCGCACCTGCTGCATCTTTACTAACCAGATCCGTGAAAAAATCGGCGTCATGTTCGGCAATCCGGAGACGACTCCTGGGGGTAAGGCGCTCAAGTTCTATTCCAGTGTGCGCGTGGACATCCGCCGCATCGGTGCCATCAAAAGCAGCGATGGCACGGTGACCGGCAACCGCACAAAGGTGAAGATCGTCAAAAACAAGCTGGCACCTCCTTATACGGAGGCTGAATTCGACATCATGTACAATGAAGGCATCTCCAATGTCGGGTCCATGCTGGATCTGGCCATGGAGCATGACATCCTGCAGAAGCGTGGTTCCTGGATCAGCTATAAAGGCACGCAACTGGCCCAAGGTCGCGATGCGGCCAAAGAGGCGCTCAAAACAGATACCAAACTCTACGAAGAGATCGAGCAAGCCGTCAAAGCGAAGCTGGCCGAGAAGGGAATCTCTACCGGTGGTGGTGGCAGCCCTGCCGCCGCCGCTGCGGAAAAAGCTGAATAAAGATGGCTCATCTTGCCGGCCCTGTCCCCAATTTAAAAGGGGATGAGGGCTGGTGCTAAAGTTTTGGCAGGCGGGTGGAAAGCTGGACCAGTGCCTGGCGCAATTGGGCGAACTGAACAGGCTTGGTCAGGTGAACGACGAAGCCGGATTCGTGCGCTTGTTTGATGTCTTCCTCCATTCCATAACCCGTCAATGCAATGCCATGCAGGCCATACGATGCATGCAATGTTTTCATCAGTTCCATTCCCGTGCCATCAGGCAGGCCGACATCGCTGATGACGCCGTCAAATCGATCTAGGCTGGCTGCCTCAAGGGCTGTGGCGACACTGTCCGCCGTCGTGATGTGATGGCCCGCGCGGGCAAGCAGCCGGGCGAGGACTGTCAGCGTGGGGGCATGGTCTTCAACCAAAAGCAGACGCATCGTCATACTCTCAGTAGGAGACGGAGAAACAGGCCGGGACATCTCCCCTGCCGCACTTTCCGGGGACTCCTTAGCTTTTAAGCTGACAGGCAGTACCACCGTAAAAGCGGCACCGTGTCCAGGACCTTTACTGGCCGCAACAATGCTGCCCGCATGCAGTTCCACCAGAGATTTGGAAATCGACAATCCTAAACCCAGCCCTCCAAAGCGGTGATCATTGGCGAGCCCTGCTTGCTCAAAGGGAAGAAAGATACGACCCAGTTTATCCCTGGCAATGCCGATGCCTGTATCGCTTATCTCAACGACAATCTGGCTTCCTTCATTGCGTGTGCGAACGCTGATCTGGCCACCGGATGAAGTGAACTTGACAGCATTTTTCAAAAGGTTCCAAAAGACCTGCTGGAGCCGGGAGGGATCACACTGAAGGCGGGATAGCGGTGCTTTAAAATCTGTGTGGAGAGTCAGCTTTTTTGCCTGTGCCTCATCCCTGACGATATCCAGCGCCAGCTCAATGAGGGAGTGCACCTCCTGCTCCTGGAGCCGGAGGGCCAGTTTGCCATGGGAAATACGGGTCAGATCCAGCAGGTCATCAATGAGCCGGGCTTCCAGTGCGATATTCCGCTGGATCATGCACAGGGTGTCGCGGGTCGAAGTATCCAGGCTGGCATCTTCAGACAAGGCCTCCGCTGCCATCAGCACAGGTGTCAGTGGCGTGCGCAGCTCATGAGAGAGGGCGGCCAGGAAGTCATCCTTGGCACGATTGGCACGTTCTGCATCTGCGCGTGCCTGCCGGGCTGCTTCTTCAGCCCGGACCAGGTCATCGATATCCGTGGAGGTCCCATACCAACGGACGATGGCCCCATG
This region of Prosthecobacter fusiformis genomic DNA includes:
- a CDS encoding CopG family antitoxin, whose protein sequence is MEPSRRKNETTQIPRFSDELPAILAWKEVPSFDSPEAEGKFWEKHQVDPRLMQMSIHRSDVRESTTITLRFDPRMLSRIKRIARRRYLNYQSMIKQWLSERMEQEMRD
- a CDS encoding VanZ family protein yields the protein MVFAIQNFFSRLAGHRWFWWACAAIWGIVLFTLSSRSTLPPGPQIPYQDKVIHFLYFSGGGFCCALALFSHAVPPKPGWVWWLTGILFGMIVGALDEYHQTFTPGRSGNDAGDWLADLTGAGTGAWIAWILLKWVRRQVPSNPA
- a CDS encoding O-antigen ligase family protein → MPQRPPSSAVGATTWRLTDSPAALADDGAFLLKRTLLLANMAGFLGGYFVLHNQWLQLAWGLILAVLWLMAGGHEDLAEALKKDRWMQGVAVLWSLMLVRSSIFESPGATLSALWLGWGNGLLLMGFLLTLWQTARRPQVIFALGKPIVAMATVAAGVSLIIFYGLHPEGVFGSRLRNWFVYGGWNSVNSGLTFGFAACWAAAGWNASTGTRNRRRWLVALVILYLATILTLSRGALMALVCGHAVLLLAVGWRRSWKPVALVVGTLVLFQVSAPLLSHLAAKDASKRLGIPNETIAVGKFGDTVVSSNPMQTAMQRSDNGRFLIYSAAIGCMSTWQDWLLGKGMWADDDCWSCSLHWYPEHLHGVFWDTFVHGGLPGILGLAGLVGWALQRSYRLARRGEPVWLMLSGYGLAGLCFDGDSVWALISIARYEPLLFWTPLVIASARFTQDSTAPAV
- the recA gene encoding recombinase RecA, producing MAKSPAKESSAEPTNKIAEARARNLDIALQQIHKDFGEGSILRMAGNEKVDVAVIPTGNILIDQALGVGGFARGRVVEVYGPESSGKTTLTLTVIAQAQKAGGIAAFIDVEHALDPNYARRLGVKMDELLVSQPSSGEEALRICETLVRSNALDVIVIDSVAALVTRQELEGDIGDSTVGAQARLMSAALRKLTAIISKARTCCIFTNQIREKIGVMFGNPETTPGGKALKFYSSVRVDIRRIGAIKSSDGTVTGNRTKVKIVKNKLAPPYTEAEFDIMYNEGISNVGSMLDLAMEHDILQKRGSWISYKGTQLAQGRDAAKEALKTDTKLYEEIEQAVKAKLAEKGISTGGGGSPAAAAAEKAE